From a region of the Pristis pectinata isolate sPriPec2 chromosome 2, sPriPec2.1.pri, whole genome shotgun sequence genome:
- the LOC127585857 gene encoding uncharacterized protein LOC127585857, with translation MQFKWLRVLLPKMERLPQKESFACTTSDISMKCGTGRKQTARKAVVTKNLLDPAQQKSKQNPGMSKRRIEISDHRKGCGRQITEVLMFCVKCKDVQKFSFTELKEHCQQKHPDDKPMFVCSRCGFTVYDVERMNVHAISHKVDSPLSTGPGDGKEDWSSNVEGKQHKTRHLKPDTLYCNKCRFSTKDPLQFQKHTLRHDEIQYKCGRCNHVCYTRGEFQRHSVQHTGTFPFKCRYCDYGAVRKDYVVKHTKGVHRDIVKNGGSVLVLPMRKGHKKAFPKPNNDLKGKQTTTTQNENSANMTLNDQMSDSVNLAPNPNGTSCQVQDLDIAVLPQTDLTGSGENKSWDKTVEYAKHLNCFPTDARKIRLQVLANSKHTVQPGTPLTLVAPAQVVIPSNCLAQLIEIKSVNGKQQLVFKLIPQASAAACPVLGSDTSESATFSSQEIQQNVNIEIANQQKNSMSSNSPTFLTKNVDHNLFPHFDHLNEGFDADQNGMEINTKTIYSNSQSLGAMTRSSSTLEFRNNSSLKWKQKVTADQLQVRESITTDSAWGLRQNGFVSPDVLGKTVHCLQRGVLDDKATVPNLNLDTQEIINQVDNESLTFSGCKEMQKSKIPYLTNEVVTSKGQESLSNGEQPFLSRFNNTCLEVTSIDKTFEKPFAQLPKVMQVLPNTSVRLCDRQLIGSGCKTAIRSVESLPFDGTKTNTQLCIKPVCTSPDTGTTTQLQMSSTSSRNNTSSSSQSCGLQMTPNFSPLQPSLVSKATNHPEYLKCQRTEIVNKQPINLEACKIRSQNQSMRCAAVQNFRNTSAPCLLPQGYNEVHHIGSSFSALRKCEKNRKMPDLPLQQLNALERREIDANDSIKSGHNNQILVTKTQKDLQKNTNCPNSAGAPINLFTTKSTSSLAVMNKIHDDSELVKEGSLYLNPDAQYAQGTLQDTTVNADLSDFSNHCDLEGNESPEDHLVDTQWPIISSVFSLSCGTNVVPESIRWDNDQDNTRPSFASAQILKPHLCSLIQADSTSLSNALEERSSLKGCHITEPLSRKNPEHISKSGDVCLSTTEVQSVVSGSPFKVSRDRNLAECLSLLPPVSPIEIQDSSSAHRFEQFDDDVQMIQDAYSLYSGEFSLNQNSSNVCLGQSPTSSNNTAVEHSTHVNSFVQIKQLSSMLSSTENSSTDVTQNHQTKLVSPPKLNVLNLSPDDVSIQNKSLPNIPLSDGLGKPSISHNISSSFLLSPSPSGVTTNAFKEHVQNQVDLAKICEPNASSSEGDSFHQNICHFSEEVQKDMPITSAVTSSVKLCHQFSLENKDSLFSSSCNFCTNSKNVNSTSAAEKLEQVPHSFDQTQKLAEELTLPPATKLQNILLSSSFSAGNQSSHTKVQLKPPGNISRTHSMLSPSINQGRCFPLPGDASNQTKCVNDLVNLQNTDEIKNNKPNCLWESGSGSVSMGQNVLNPLSQLQSTSEISSLCTSAFPVCSMKTQVNHESTSSPHHQIKDPDCSRHEATYKVVSSGIVLRVLNAADDSKQKTSTVSCQTVNQSQNLSVFYSSSVLESTARKSDMQAPLVTKKRKEPESVNNCSSKAKYQANRNCDTSVLVDQPNVFNTTSIKLVARQKSQQLKCNEELPSKRRCTRKGKADQVQHNALIKKIEKKDNLVPVATDTCELLKTARKLRLKPFNDSQLVKCPRRNQPVVVLNHPDVDVQEVTNVMQTIGKYRGHVLKVVLSERTVISLNLKKKQQRQEVGNQSISHDKWHNCKVVSPAKERLMLKMKLKKIHKNNYQIVKHTQNEHLQFKFHCWFCGRMFCDQEEWIAHGQRHLMEATRDWNDVTTIQETTESGAEVLNVERKSNI, from the coding sequence ATGCAGTTTAAATGGTTAAGAGTCCTTCTGCCAAAAATGGAGAGACTTCCACAGAAGGAGAGTTTTGCTTGTACTACTTCAGATATTTCAATGAAGTGTGGTACTGGAAGAAAGCAGACTGCAAGAAAGGCTGTAGTAACGAAGAACCTTCTTGATCCTGCACAGCAAAAGTCAAAGCAGAATCCTGGGATGAGTAAAAGGAGAATAGAAATTTCTGATCAtaggaaaggatgtggaagacaGATTACAGAAGTGTTAATGTTTTGTGTTAAGTGTAAAGATGTTCAGAAGTTCAGCTTTACAGAACTGAAGGAACACTGCCAACAGAAACATCCTGATGATAAACCTATGTTTGTCTGTAGCAGATGTGGTTTCACTGTGTATGATGTGGAACGAATGAATGTACATGCAATTTCACACAAAGTAGACAGTCCATTAAGCACAGGACCTGGTGATGGCAAGGAAGATTGGTCCTCAAATGTAGAGGGAAAACAACATAAAACAAGGCATTTAAAGCCAGATACCTTGTACTGTAATAAATGCAGGTTTTCAACAAAAGATCCACTTCAGTTTCAAAAACACACACTGAGGCATGATGAAATTCAGTATAAATGTGGACGATGCAATCATGTTTGTTACACTAGGGGAGAATTCCAGCGTCACTCTGTACAACATACTGGAACATTTCCCTTTAAATGTAGGTATTGTGATTATGGAGCAGTCCGAAAGGATTATGTTGTGAAGCATACAAAGGGAGTGCATAGAGACATTGTTAAAAATGGCGGATCTGTCCTCGTTCTACCAATGCGGAAAGGCCATAAGAAGGCTTTCCCTAAACCTAATAATGACTTAAAAGGTAAGCAGACAACAACTACACAAAATGAGAATTCTGCCAACATGACTTTAAATGACCAGATGTCAGATTCGGTGAATTTGGCTCCAAATCCTAATGGGACTTCCTGCCAAGTCCAGGACTTGGATATTGCTGTTCTTCCACAGACAGATCTCACTGGTTCTGGTGAAAATAAGAGCTGGGATAAAACTGTAGAATATGCTAAACATTTGAATTGTTTTCCCACTGATGCTAGAAAGATTCGCTTACAGGTACTTGCAAATTCTAAGCACACTGTTCAGCCTGGTACTCCACTAACATTGGTTGCCCCAGCACAAGTGGTTATTCCTTCAAATTGTTTGGCTCAACTAATAGAAATAAAATCTGTTAATGGAAAGCAGCAGTTGGTGTTCAAGCTAATACCACAAGCTTCAGCAGCTGCTTGCCCTGTGCTAGGCTCTGATACATCAGAATCAGCTACCTTTTCTTCACAAGAAATCCAACAAAATGTGAATATAGAAATTGCAAATCAACAAAAGAATAGCATGTCAAGTAATTCACCTACGTTTCTAACAAAAAATGTTGACCATAATTTATTTCCCCATTTTGATCATTTGAATGAAGGTTTTGATGCAGACCAGAATGGTATGGAAATTAATACTAAAACCATCTATTCAAATTCTCAATCTTTAGGTGCTATGACAAGAAGCTCTTCCACATTAGAGTTCAGAAACAACAGTAGTCTAAAATGGAAGCAAAAGGTAACTGCAGACCAGCTGCAAGTTAGAGAGTCAATCACAACTGACTCAGCTTGGGGTTTACGGCAGAATGGCTTTGTATCACCAGATGTTTTGGGAAAAACAGTGCATTGTCTTCAGCGAGGTGTTTTAGATGACAAAGCTACTGTACCTAATTTGAATTTAGATACCCAAGAGATAATTAATCAAGTTGATAATGAATCCTTAACTTTCTCTGGATGTAAGGAAATGCAGAAAAGTAAAATCCCATATTTAACTAATGAAGTTGTGACCAGCAAAGGACAAGAATCTCTTTCAAATGGAGAGCAACCTTTCCTATCAAGATTCAACAATACATGCCTTGAAGTTACCTCTATTGACAAAACGTTTGAGAAACCGTTTGCACAGTTGCCTAAGGTTATGCAAGTGCTCCCAAATACAAGTGTACGTTTGTGTGATCGCCAATTAATAGGTTCTGGTTGCAAAACTGCAATAAGATCGGTGGAATCGTTGCCATTTGATGGAACTAAAACTAATACACAGCTTTGTATTAAACCAGTCTGTACATCACCTGATACTGGTACGACTACACAGTTGCAGATGTCTTCTACCTCTTCGCGGAATAACACATCTTCATCTTCGCAAAGCTGTGGTCTTCAAATGACCCCTAATTTTTCACCTCTACAACCCAGCCTTGTATCCAAAGCTACAAATCACCCAGAGTATTTGAAATGTCAACGAACTGAAATTGTTAACAAACAACCCATTAATCTTGAAGCTTGTAAAATCCGATCTCAAAATCAAAGCATGCGCTGTGCTGCAGTACAGAATTTTAGAAATACATCTGCACCATGCTTGCTTCCTCAAGGTTATAATGAAGTACACCACATTGGCAGTTCATTTTCTGCATTGAGAAAGTGTGAAAAGAACAGGAAGATGCCAGACTTGCCTCTTCAGCAGTTAAATGCATTGGAACGTCGAGAAATCGATGCAAATGATAGCATCAAATCAGGACACAATAACCAAATATTGGTTACAAAAACGCAGAAAGATTTACAAAAAAATACTAATTGTCCTAACTCAGCAGGAGCTCCTATCAACCTGTTTACCACTAAGTCAACTAGCAGTCTGGCAGTCATGAACAAAATACACGATGACAGTGAACTAGTTAAAGAGGGATCTTTATATCTTAATCCTGATGCTCAGTATGCACAGGGTACATTGCAAGACACTACAGTTAATGCAGACTTGAGTGATTTCAGTAACCACTGTGATTTGGAAGGCAATGAGTCCCCTGAAGACCATTTGGTTGATACACAGTGGCCAATAATTTCCTCTGTCTTTTCTCTTAGCTGCGGTACAAATGTTGTTCCAGAAAGTATTCGATGGGACAATGACCAAGACAACACTCGCCCTTCATTTGCTTCTGCACAGATCCTTAAACCTCACCTATGTTCTCTGATTCAGGCAGATAGTACAAGTCTGTCAAATGCCCTTGAAGAAAGAAGTTCACTTAAAGGATGCCATATAACTGAACCGTTAAGCCGTAAGAATCCAGAGCATATATCCAAATCTGGAGATGTATGCCTCAGTACCACAGAAGTTCAGTCAGTGGTAAGTGGTAGCCCTTTTAAAGTATCCAGAGACAGAAACTTGGCTGAGTGTCTTTCCTTATTACCACCAGTGTCACCTATTGAGATTCAAGATAGTTCTTCTGCACATAGATTTGAGCAATTTGATGATGATGTCCAGATGATCCAGGATGCATACAGTTTGTATTCTGGTGAATTTTCTTTAAATCAAAATAGTTCCAATGTATGTTTAGGACAGTCTCCCACAAGCAGTAATAACACAGCAGTGGAGCATTCCACCCATGTCAATAGTTTTGTACAGATAAAGCAATTAAGTAGCATGCTTAGCTCTACTGAAAATTCATCAACTGATGTGACACAGAACCACCAAACTAAACTTGTCTCACCCCCAAAACTAAATGTTCTAAATTTGTCCCCAGATGATGTATCTATTCAAAACAAGTCACTGCCAAACATTCCATTGTCAGATGGACTTGGGAAACCTTCTATTTCACATAATATCAGTAGCAGCTTTCTACTTTCACCTTCTCCGTCAGGGGTAACAACAAATGCCTTTAAAGAACatgttcagaatcaggttgacCTTGCAAAGATTTGTGAACCTAATGCTAGCAGTTCTGAGGGAGattcctttcatcagaatatttgTCATTTCTCAGAAGAGGTACAAAAAGATATGCCTATAACTAGTGCTGTGACGTCCTCTGTGAAACTCTGCCACCAGTTTAGTTTGGAAAACAAAGATTCTTTGTTTTCATCAAGCTGCAATTTTTGCACAAATTCTAAAAATGTTAACTCTACTAGTGCTGCTGAGAAACTTGAACAAGTACCTCATAGCTTTGACCAAACACAGAAGCTTGCAGAAGAATTAACGCTGCCACCTGCTACAAAATTACAGAATATTTTACTATCATCCTCATTTTCTGCAGGCAACCAAAGCAGTCATACAAAAGTTCAATTAAAGCCACCTGGTAACATCAGTAGAACTCATTCTATGTTATCTCCCAGTATCAACCAAGGTCGATGCTTTCCTCTACCAGGTGATGCATCTAATCAGACTAAATGTGTTAATGATCTTGTTAATTTGCAAAATACTGATGAAATTAAGAACAATAAACCAAACTGTCTTTGGGAAAGTGGATCTGGAAGTGTCAGCATGGGGCAGAATGTTCTGAATCCACTTTCTCAATTGCAATCTACGTCAGAAATTTCTTCTTTATGTACTTCTGCATTTCCAGTCTGTTCCATGAAAACCCAAGTTAATCATGAAAGTACATCATCACCTCACCACCAAATAAAAGATCCTGACTGCTCTCGACATGAAGCCACTTACAAGGTTGTTTCAAGTGGTATTGTGCTTAGAGTATTAAATGCTGCTGATGACTCCAAACAAAAAACTTCTACGGTAAGTTGCCAGACTGTCAACCAGTCGCAAAACTTGAGCGTATTCTATTCTTCATCAGTTTTGGAAAGCACAGCAAGAAAATCAGACATGCAGGCACCATTAGTGACAAAGAAGCGAAAAGAACCCGAGTCTGTAAATAATTGCTCTTCTAAGGCAAAATATCAGGCAAACAGGAACTGTGATACATCTGTTTTGGTTGACCAACCAAACGTATTTAATACTACTTCAATTAAATTAGTTGCTCGTCAGAAATCTCAGCAGTTGAAGTGCAATGAAGAATTACCATCAAAACGGAGGTGTACCAGGAAAGGAAAAGCTGATCAAGTACAGCATAATGCTCTAATAAAAAAGATAGAGAAAAAAGACAATCTTGTTCCTGTTGCAACTGATACCTGTGAGCTATTAAAGACTGCCCGTAAACTGAGACTCAAGCCATTTAATGACAGTCAGTTGGTGAAGTGCCCTCGTCGCAATCAGCCTGTAGTTGTGTTAAACCATCCAGATGTAGATGTTCAAGAGGTAACTAATGTAATGCAAACCATAGGCAAGTACAGAGGACATGTACTGAAAGTGGTTTTATCTGAGAGAACAGTCATTTCTctcaatttaaagaaaaagcaacaaagaCAAGAGGTTGGAAATCAAAGTATTTCCCATGATAAATGGCATAACTGCAAGGTGGTCAGTCCAGCGAAGGAAAGGCTTATGTTGAAAATGAAACTcaaaaagattcacaaaaatAACTATCAGATTGTGAAACATACTCAAAATGAACATTTGCAGTTTAAATTCCACTGTTGGTTTTGTGGACGTATGTTTTGTGATCAAGAAGAATGGATTGCTCATGGGCAACGCCATTTAATGGAAGCCACCCGGGATTGGAATGATGTTACCACCATTCAAGAAACTAcagaaagtggagctgaagtaCTGAATGTAGAAAGGAAATCTAATATATAA